From Saprospiraceae bacterium, one genomic window encodes:
- a CDS encoding MFS transporter, with amino-acid sequence MNTTKTNYGALSTLITVFFFWGFIAAGNGVFIPFCKNYFQLDQFQSQLVDFAFYGAYYMGALGLFIAGSVRLKDIVAEWGYKKSIVIGLLISLIGAIAMILAVRSGSGFNLFLFAFFILALGFSLQQTAANPFAILLGDPATGSNRINLGGGINSFGTTIGPIVVALVLFGTTSYSDDMLTSLKLGKVIWLYVGVGMLFLMAAMLFYFSKKVPLGKTDQLADKSNKAVWLMMAITLGLVVCFYPVFDSYRIDLTILDEKALADLEYKRMYWLCGALLVLILGLLLAKYASWKNEKGWGALKHPQLILGMIAIFVYVGVEVTIQSNLGELLKQDAYGGLQAADIAPYISMYWGSLMIGRWTGAIPVFNLSESWKGRLVWIVPMVAYGLVLILNIIAGKEMSALYYYAICVLILIFSFMLSKNRPVFTLMLFSGLSMLAMCLGLMTTGIVSIYAFLSGGLFCSVMWPCIFSLSLAGLGKYETQGSAFLIMMILGGAIIPPVQGKLADISSVGIHQSYWLTVFCFAYLLFFAWKIKDILKRQGIDYDQILQKEGS; translated from the coding sequence ATGAATACAACTAAAACCAACTATGGAGCACTGAGTACTTTGATCACTGTGTTTTTTTTCTGGGGGTTTATTGCTGCTGGCAATGGTGTGTTCATTCCCTTTTGTAAAAATTATTTTCAGCTGGATCAGTTTCAAAGTCAGTTGGTAGATTTCGCATTTTACGGAGCTTATTATATGGGTGCACTTGGACTTTTTATCGCGGGCAGCGTCCGACTCAAAGACATTGTGGCTGAATGGGGATATAAGAAGAGCATTGTGATCGGATTACTGATCTCACTAATCGGTGCAATTGCAATGATCCTGGCCGTCCGGTCTGGGTCTGGATTTAATTTATTCCTGTTTGCTTTTTTTATTTTGGCATTGGGCTTTTCCTTACAACAAACTGCCGCCAATCCTTTTGCAATTTTGTTGGGAGATCCTGCCACTGGTTCCAATCGAATAAATTTAGGAGGAGGCATCAATTCATTTGGCACGACCATTGGACCCATCGTTGTTGCTCTGGTATTGTTTGGGACCACCAGTTACAGCGATGATATGCTTACAAGTCTGAAGCTTGGTAAAGTGATCTGGCTTTATGTCGGAGTCGGAATGTTGTTTTTAATGGCAGCAATGCTGTTTTATTTCTCCAAGAAAGTGCCTCTCGGAAAAACCGATCAACTGGCTGATAAATCCAATAAAGCGGTCTGGTTGATGATGGCAATCACCCTGGGCCTGGTGGTTTGTTTTTATCCTGTTTTTGATTCCTACAGGATCGATTTGACAATTTTGGATGAAAAAGCACTCGCAGATCTCGAGTACAAACGAATGTATTGGTTGTGTGGTGCCTTATTGGTGCTTATTCTGGGTTTGCTTTTGGCCAAATATGCTTCTTGGAAAAATGAAAAGGGTTGGGGAGCTTTAAAACATCCTCAACTGATACTTGGCATGATTGCCATTTTTGTGTACGTCGGAGTGGAAGTAACGATCCAAAGCAATCTTGGCGAACTGCTCAAGCAGGACGCTTATGGAGGATTGCAGGCAGCAGATATTGCTCCCTATATTTCGATGTATTGGGGAAGTCTGATGATTGGGAGATGGACCGGAGCGATACCTGTTTTTAATCTGTCAGAAAGTTGGAAAGGTAGATTGGTTTGGATTGTTCCCATGGTGGCGTATGGGCTTGTTTTGATCTTAAATATCATAGCCGGAAAAGAAATGTCCGCATTGTATTATTATGCAATTTGTGTGTTGATTTTGATATTTTCTTTTATGCTGAGCAAGAATCGACCTGTATTTACCCTAATGTTATTTAGCGGCTTGAGTATGCTGGCAATGTGTCTTGGCTTAATGACGACAGGCATCGTTTCGATTTATGCATTTTTAAGTGGAGGTTTGTTTTGCAGCGTAATGTGGCCTTGTATTTTTTCACTTTCGTTGGCCGGATTGGGCAAATATGAGACTCAGGGATCTGCTTTTCTAATCATGATGATTCTGGGTGGAGCGATCATTCCTCCGGTGCAGGGAAAACTTGCAGATATTTCTTCAGTTGGCATCCATCAATCCTACTGGCTTACTGTATTTTGCTTTGCCTATCTTTTGTTTTTTGCCTGGAAAATTAAAGACATCCTTAAAAGGCAGGGGATAGACTACGACCAAATTTTGCAAAAGGAAGGATCGTAG
- a CDS encoding NTP transferase domain-containing protein: MKAIIPVAGAGTKLRPFTYTQPKPLIPVAGKPIIAFILDQMIESGMKEFIFVIGYLGDKIKDYLEEAYPNIQKEYVHQNDRQGLGQAILSCSGLIGEGQDVLIQLGDTILDIDLQVLMNSKHHTLAVRKVSDPRSFGVVELDEEGQIKKLVEKPQIPKSNLALVGLYFIKNFSSLKSALEHNIKNNLRTRGEFHLTDGLMQMILQGEKMGVMEVKNWFDCGKKEQLLKTNATLLARREDLRKAMPCESCIIIPPVIIGRDCEIKHSILGPNVTIGEGAKIDYSILSNSIIGNYTILQSVVLDQSIIGNDAMIKGSALSYNIGDNTEIDLGGLREET, translated from the coding sequence ATGAAGGCCATCATTCCAGTAGCAGGTGCGGGCACCAAACTTCGCCCATTTACCTATACTCAACCCAAACCCTTGATACCGGTGGCGGGCAAACCCATTATTGCATTTATTCTGGACCAGATGATCGAGTCCGGAATGAAAGAATTCATTTTTGTCATTGGATACCTGGGAGATAAGATCAAAGACTATCTGGAAGAAGCATACCCAAATATCCAAAAAGAATACGTCCACCAAAACGACCGACAAGGATTGGGGCAGGCTATTTTAAGTTGTTCTGGATTAATCGGCGAAGGTCAGGATGTTTTAATTCAACTGGGAGATACCATCCTGGACATTGATCTTCAGGTACTCATGAATTCCAAACATCACACACTGGCAGTCCGCAAAGTAAGTGATCCAAGATCTTTTGGAGTGGTCGAGTTGGATGAAGAGGGACAAATTAAAAAATTGGTGGAGAAACCCCAAATCCCAAAATCCAATCTGGCCCTGGTAGGACTGTATTTTATAAAAAATTTCTCCAGTCTGAAATCCGCGCTCGAACACAACATAAAAAACAACCTGCGAACCAGAGGTGAATTTCACCTGACGGACGGCTTGATGCAAATGATTCTGCAAGGTGAAAAAATGGGGGTGATGGAAGTAAAAAACTGGTTTGATTGTGGGAAGAAAGAGCAACTCTTAAAAACCAATGCAACACTATTGGCAAGAAGAGAAGATTTGCGAAAGGCCATGCCCTGTGAAAGCTGCATCATTATCCCACCCGTAATCATTGGGCGGGATTGCGAAATAAAACACAGCATCCTAGGACCCAATGTCACCATTGGTGAAGGGGCTAAAATAGATTATTCCATTCTCAGCAATTCTATTATTGGCAATTATACCATTTTGCAATCTGTTGTACTCGATCAATCCATTATTGGAAATGACGCCATGATTAAAGGCAGTGCTCTGAGCTATAACATCGGAGACAATACAGAAATCGATCTTGGAGGATTGAGGGAGGAGACATAA